The window GTCTGGGACGAGAGGGTACTTTCATCTACCCGTGGCACCAGTACCGGGCCGACACAGACTGTATCTGGCTCGCTCTGGAATACCACCTCAGCTAATTACTCCGTTTCACACCTGCCGGCGACAACCGGCAGATCCACTACGCCCATTTTCAGGAGAGCACCCATGAAAACCATTGGAATTATCTTCGGTACACGACCCGAAGCTGTGAAGTTCGCCCCCATCATCCACGCTTTGGCCCAGGACCCACGTTTCCGCCCGGTCCTGATTTCCACAGGCCAGCACCGCGAAATGCTGGACAGCACGTTGGAAGAGTTCGGCATCACCCCGGATGTTGAACTGCGCATCATGAAAGAACAGCAGACCCTCTCTCAAGTGACCCACCGGATCCTAGAAGGGCTCTGCACCGGGGACCACATTGAGGGCCTTGACGCCGTCATGGTCCATGGTGACACCGCCACCACCCTTGCTGGCGCCTTGGCTGCACTGCACCGTTCCGTGCCCATCATCCACGTCGAAGCCGGGTTGCGGAGTGGGAACAACTACTCACCGTTCCCCGAGGAAGTGAACCGGAAGCTCGTGGCACAGGTTGCTGCCCTCCACCTGGCACCAACGCCGGGAAACAGCGCCAACCTGATCCGTGAAGGCGTCCGGGAACACTCAATCGTGATCACCGGGAACACGATCGTTGACGCCCTGCAGTGGGGAATGAACAACCTTCGCGGCTACGGGGAACCGTCGTTGTCAGATCTCGATGACGATCCTCGGAAGGTGATTCTCTCCACAACGCATCGGCGTGAAAGCCACGGCCGCCCCATGCGGGAGATCGCCGCGGCACTGGCCGACATTGCCCGGCGCCGGGAGGACGTCCGGATTGTTGTTCCACTGCACCTGAACCCGAAAGTACGCGAAGTCATGGTCCCCGTCCTGACCGGCATCCCCAACGTGGATATGGTGGACCCGCTCCCGTATCTGAGCTTCTGCAGGCTCCTGCAGCGCAGCGACCTGATCCTTTCGGACAGCTCGGGAGCCGAAGAAGAAGGCCCTGCCTTGGGTAAACCGACCCTGGTGTTGCGTGAAATCACCGAACGCCGCGAATCGATCCTGACCGGAAGTTCGCGCCTGGTCAGCCGAAACCGGGGCCAGATCGTCCACGAAGTTGAACGGCTCCTCGATGATCCGAATGCCTACATGGAGATGGCAACCGCGATCAATCCCTACGGTGACGGCAAAGCCACCGAGCGGACCGTTGCGGCCGTCGCCCACTACTTCCGGCTGGGCCCGGCCGCCATGCCATTTGTACCGGGTGCGGACTTCGTACCAACACCCACACGAACTGCAGCATGACCAGGATGCCGTTGGGCCTGCTCGCCCTCGCCGCAGGCGGGTTCGGGATCGGCCTCACAGAGTTCGTCATCCTTGGACTGTTGCCGGAAGTAGCGGCGGACTTCGCCGTCAGCATCCCGGTCGCCGGGCACTTGGTTTCCGGCTACGCCCTCAGCGTCGCCGTCGGAGGGGTCCTTGTTACTGCAGCGACGGCGGCCCTTCGCCCCAAGAGCGTTCTGTGCGCCTTGATGGTGCTCTTTATCCTGGGAAACCTGCTTTCAGCGGTGGCCGGTGACTACGGCACCATGTTCGTGGGACGGGTGGTGGCTGCGTTGTGCCACGGAGCGTTCTTCGGGATCGGTGCCGTACTTGCATCAAAACTGGTCACCCCCGACCGCAAAGCCCGGGCTATCTCCATCATGTTCGCAGGGCTGACCATCGCAAACGTCCTCGGCGTTCCAATGGGCACCTTCCTGGGCCAACAGCTCGGATGGAGGTCCACCTTTTGGGCGATCACCATCGTGGGGGTGATCGCCCTTGCCGGGCTGATCGCCTACGTACCGGCGCAAGACGCCGTCGAACGGGGACCAGGGCAGCTGCGTCGTGAACTGGGGGCATTCACCTCCGGACAAGTCTGGGTCTCCATCCTGGTCACTGTCTTCGGATTTGGGGCCATGTTCGGGGCCTTCACTTACATCGCACCGATGCTCACCGACCTTGCCGGGATGCCGGCAGGTGCGGTGCCGTGGATGCTGGTCATCTTCGGCGCCGGGTTGTTCACCGGGAACATCGTCGGCGGCAAGGCCGCTGACGGGAACCTGGATAAGTCTTTGTTGGTTCTCTTGTCGACCCTGACCGTTGTACTGCTGGTTTTCACCATTACTGTTCATAACCCATGGGCAGCAGCCGTGACCTTGTTCCTCCTTGGGGCCGTCGGATTCGCCGCCGTCCCCGGCATGCAAACCCGTGTGCTGTCCTTCGCCTACAGGGCACCCACTCTGGCCTCCGGAGTCAACATCTCCGCTTTCAACCTTGGCAATGCCATCGGCGCCTACCTCGGTGGAACAACCATCGCCGCCGGGCTAGGACTCTCATCACCGATCTGGGTCGGGGCAGGACTCGCCCTCATCGCGGTAGCACTCATGGCGGCGGCCTCATTGAAGCTGCGCCGAAAAAACACCTCCCCCTCCGGTTCACCGGAAAGCACACCATCACCGGAACTCACACGAAAGGTACTCTCATGAGCTCACCCACAGTAGGCAGGACCATACCAACCCTTGACGTCACCGAACCGGCCTTCGGGACAGAAACAGTCACCGATTTCCTGCGAGACGGCTACTGGCTCGAAGCTGCAGACATTGACGGCGACGGCAAACCCGACCTCGTCGGCTACGGCCTCAAAGTAGGTGAAATCTACTGGTACAAGAACCCCACCTGGGAAAAGAAGCTGGTGCTCGACAAGATCAAAGAACCTGTGGGGATGGACTTCGGTGACATCACTGGCGATGGCACCACCGACCTGGTCGTCTGCTACCAGCTTTACGGTCCCGGCGGGACGATCCATCACGCTGACCCCGAAGGCGGGAAGATCGATTGGCTGGAAAACCCAGGCAATCCGTCCGAAGCGACTGAAAACTGGAAACGGCACTACGTCGGTCGCGCCATTGGCATGCATCGCCTGCGCGTCGGCCACTTCACCCGCACCGACAAAATCCAGATCATCGGATTCCCTATCGTCGCCGTCGAAGACGTCCACGCCGTCCTACCCGTGGTGCTGTTCACTCCAACCGATGATCCGCGAGCCGAATGGGACCGGGAAATCATCAGCGACTCCGACTTCAGGATGATCCACGGTGTCGCCAAGAAAGGCGGACTGATTCCCGGCTCACCGCTGGATTCGATCCTCATGGCATCCGATGAAGGCGTCACGTGGCTCTACTTCGACCAGGACAACAGCACCTGGGCTTGGGAGCACATCGGCGACGGTGAGGAAAGCCAATTCGAGAAGACAACGTTCAAAGGTAGCGGAGACGTCGACGGCGGCCGTGTCGGCGATGACCCCCTTGCTTATGTCGCAGCCATCGAACCCTTCCACGGCAACACCGTTGCCGTGTATGTCCGCAGCGGGGGAGACGCTGAAGCGGCCGGCTGGACCCGGCACCTGTTGGACATCTACGGGGACCCGAACGAGAACGGTGAAGGCCCGGGTCACACCGTCATGTGCAGGGACTTCGACGGCGATGGAGACGATGAATTCCTGATCGGCCTCCGCGGTCCCGATCCTTGGCAGGGCGCCTATTACTACAAGGCCGTGGACCTGGCCAAGGGTCTGTTCCTGAAATGGAAAGTCTCCGGGGAATCCATTGCCCGGATCGTCGCCGGGGACTTCACCGGACGCGGCGTCGAAGATTTCGCCACCATCTCCTACTCGGTCCAGCACTACTTCGTCGCTCCCAAAGCTGAAATCACTCTGCACCCGAACAACACCGTCCAACGTGAAGGATCCATGTGATGACCACCACCGAAAAACCCGGTATCGGACGCCGGTTCTTCATGGCCGGTTCCGCTGGCACCATCGCCGCTGCCTCCCTGGCCGCGATGGGAACAGTCAACGCCCCGCAAGCCCAGGCCGCCAACGGCTCCGCTAATGTTCCTGACGGTTCTGTCATCAAGTCCGGGGACTCCCGCTATGCGGACCTTATGACGGGCAACAACCAGCGGTTTGTCTCCAATCCCGACTATGTCCGGCTGATCACCAGCACCAAGGATGCCGAGGACGCCGTCCGTGAGGCGGTACGCACCGGCAAAAAGGTTTCCGTGAGAAGCGGAGGGCACTGCTTCGCGGATTTTGTCTGCAACCCTTCCATCCAGGTCATTCTCGATGTCTCCCCGATGAACGCGGTCTACTACGACAAAAAGATGGGCGCGTTTGTTGTCGAGCCGGGCGCGCGGCTGATGAACGTTTACGAAACGCTGTACAAGAACTGGGGCGTCACCGTCCCCGGAGGTATCTGCTACAGCGTTGGTGCCGGCGGCCACATCGCCGGCGGCGGCTACGGCCTGCTCTCACGCTCCCACGGCCTGGTCGTGGACCACCTTTACGCCGTCGAAGTGGTTACCGTGGACGTCAACCGTAAAGTCCGCACCGTCACTGCAACCCGTGATGACAAAGGTGAACTCGGTGACCTGTGGTGGGCACACACTGGCGGGGGAGGCGGGAACTGGGGAATCGTCACCAAATACTGGTTCCGGTCCCCGGGCACGAAGGGAAAGAACCCTTCCGAGCAACTGGTGAAAGCACCCTCCACTGTGTTGGTGAGCGCCATCTCCCTCCCTTGGGACCAACTGGACGAAACGAAGTTCCGGCGCCTCATCACCAACTTCGGAGCCTGGCACGAAAAGTACCGCCAACCCGGCACCCCCGAATCGCACTTGAGCAGCCTCTTCAACGTCAGCTCCAAGGCTCACGGCAGCTTGGGGATGTTCACGCAAATCGATGCCGCAGCCCCGGACGCCAAAGGCGTCATGGAACGCTATGTGGCGGCGATCCTTGACGGGGTCGCCATCACCGCCGAACCCGTGGAGAAGCCCAACGGGGAAATCCCAGCTATGCCGGAGTTCTTCAAGACCCGGGAAATCCCCTGGCTGCAGGCCACCCGTCTCGTGGGGACAGACAACCCGGTGATCACCAACCCCACCAGTCGCGGCGCCCATAAGTCCGCATACCTGAACCAGAAGTTCACCGATGACCAGATCGCGGTGCTCTACCGGCAGATGAGTCGGCCTGACTTCACCAACCCGAACACGATGCTGGTTCTCTTCTCTTTCGGCGGACAAGTCAACGCCGTCGCTTCAGATGCCACAGCCAACGTCCAGCGCCAATCAGCGTTCAAATTCTGCCTGCAAACGTTCTGGCCGGAAGCCGCCGATGACGACTTCTACCTGGGCTGGGAGCGCGAAACATACGAGGGCATGTTCAAGAACACCGGTGGGGTACCCGTGCCCGGCGACCAGCTCGATGGCTGCTACATCAACTACCCGGACGTCGATGTAGCCAGCGCAGAGCACAACAGCTCCGGCGTGGGCTGGCAAACCCTCTACTTCAAAGGCAACTACCCCCGGCTCCAAAAGGCCAAGGCCAGCTGGGACCCAACCAACTACTTCACCCACAGCCTCGGCATTGAACTCCCGTCAGGACATGCCTCATGACCGCTCCAGTCCCAGAAGCCACCACGGCGCATCCCCGACTCAGTAAGCTCCCTTCCTTGACCGGGCTGCGGTTCTTCGCCGCGCTGCTGGTGTTTTTCTTCCACATCACCCTGTCTAACTCACCGATCCCGCCCAACGACCCGATCAATCCGTTCGCCGATACGGAGCTCGGATCCACCCTGGAATGGCTGGTTAGTAAAGCAGGGTACGTCGGTGTCTCGTTCTTCTTCGTCCTGAGCGGATTCCTTCTTGCCTGGGCAT is drawn from Arthrobacter sp. 31Y and contains these coding sequences:
- a CDS encoding MFS transporter, which codes for MPLGLLALAAGGFGIGLTEFVILGLLPEVAADFAVSIPVAGHLVSGYALSVAVGGVLVTAATAALRPKSVLCALMVLFILGNLLSAVAGDYGTMFVGRVVAALCHGAFFGIGAVLASKLVTPDRKARAISIMFAGLTIANVLGVPMGTFLGQQLGWRSTFWAITIVGVIALAGLIAYVPAQDAVERGPGQLRRELGAFTSGQVWVSILVTVFGFGAMFGAFTYIAPMLTDLAGMPAGAVPWMLVIFGAGLFTGNIVGGKAADGNLDKSLLVLLSTLTVVLLVFTITVHNPWAAAVTLFLLGAVGFAAVPGMQTRVLSFAYRAPTLASGVNISAFNLGNAIGAYLGGTTIAAGLGLSSPIWVGAGLALIAVALMAAASLKLRRKNTSPSGSPESTPSPELTRKVLS
- a CDS encoding FG-GAP repeat domain-containing protein; amino-acid sequence: MSSPTVGRTIPTLDVTEPAFGTETVTDFLRDGYWLEAADIDGDGKPDLVGYGLKVGEIYWYKNPTWEKKLVLDKIKEPVGMDFGDITGDGTTDLVVCYQLYGPGGTIHHADPEGGKIDWLENPGNPSEATENWKRHYVGRAIGMHRLRVGHFTRTDKIQIIGFPIVAVEDVHAVLPVVLFTPTDDPRAEWDREIISDSDFRMIHGVAKKGGLIPGSPLDSILMASDEGVTWLYFDQDNSTWAWEHIGDGEESQFEKTTFKGSGDVDGGRVGDDPLAYVAAIEPFHGNTVAVYVRSGGDAEAAGWTRHLLDIYGDPNENGEGPGHTVMCRDFDGDGDDEFLIGLRGPDPWQGAYYYKAVDLAKGLFLKWKVSGESIARIVAGDFTGRGVEDFATISYSVQHYFVAPKAEITLHPNNTVQREGSM
- the wecB gene encoding non-hydrolyzing UDP-N-acetylglucosamine 2-epimerase; the encoded protein is MKTIGIIFGTRPEAVKFAPIIHALAQDPRFRPVLISTGQHREMLDSTLEEFGITPDVELRIMKEQQTLSQVTHRILEGLCTGDHIEGLDAVMVHGDTATTLAGALAALHRSVPIIHVEAGLRSGNNYSPFPEEVNRKLVAQVAALHLAPTPGNSANLIREGVREHSIVITGNTIVDALQWGMNNLRGYGEPSLSDLDDDPRKVILSTTHRRESHGRPMREIAAALADIARRREDVRIVVPLHLNPKVREVMVPVLTGIPNVDMVDPLPYLSFCRLLQRSDLILSDSSGAEEEGPALGKPTLVLREITERRESILTGSSRLVSRNRGQIVHEVERLLDDPNAYMEMATAINPYGDGKATERTVAAVAHYFRLGPAAMPFVPGADFVPTPTRTAA
- a CDS encoding FAD-dependent oxidoreductase is translated as MTTTEKPGIGRRFFMAGSAGTIAAASLAAMGTVNAPQAQAANGSANVPDGSVIKSGDSRYADLMTGNNQRFVSNPDYVRLITSTKDAEDAVREAVRTGKKVSVRSGGHCFADFVCNPSIQVILDVSPMNAVYYDKKMGAFVVEPGARLMNVYETLYKNWGVTVPGGICYSVGAGGHIAGGGYGLLSRSHGLVVDHLYAVEVVTVDVNRKVRTVTATRDDKGELGDLWWAHTGGGGGNWGIVTKYWFRSPGTKGKNPSEQLVKAPSTVLVSAISLPWDQLDETKFRRLITNFGAWHEKYRQPGTPESHLSSLFNVSSKAHGSLGMFTQIDAAAPDAKGVMERYVAAILDGVAITAEPVEKPNGEIPAMPEFFKTREIPWLQATRLVGTDNPVITNPTSRGAHKSAYLNQKFTDDQIAVLYRQMSRPDFTNPNTMLVLFSFGGQVNAVASDATANVQRQSAFKFCLQTFWPEAADDDFYLGWERETYEGMFKNTGGVPVPGDQLDGCYINYPDVDVASAEHNSSGVGWQTLYFKGNYPRLQKAKASWDPTNYFTHSLGIELPSGHAS